From Halobacterium sp. R2-5, the proteins below share one genomic window:
- a CDS encoding VOC family protein, whose product MADESIPVSAEAPDSPFRTTGTDHITIWGSNAEDTIAFYRDLLGMPLVLRQPNLDDPSQTHLFFDTGDGRILTVFVSDDRASNRGRIRTQTGSVHHLSFSIAAEDFEDVMQALDEAGHGYNVFDRGIFFSLYTQDNNGLIIELSADKYDIPDDRRGEVLATAQRLREEDGADFAEDRHMKQALEELGLDAEPADLPDASTGVGY is encoded by the coding sequence ATGGCAGACGAATCCATCCCGGTCTCCGCGGAGGCGCCCGACAGCCCCTTCCGGACCACGGGCACCGACCACATCACCATCTGGGGGAGCAACGCCGAGGACACCATCGCGTTCTACCGCGACCTGCTCGGCATGCCGCTCGTCCTCCGGCAGCCGAACCTCGACGACCCCTCCCAGACGCACCTGTTCTTCGACACCGGCGACGGCCGCATCCTCACCGTCTTCGTCAGCGACGACCGCGCGTCGAACCGCGGCCGCATCCGCACGCAGACAGGCAGCGTCCACCACCTCTCATTCTCCATCGCGGCGGAGGACTTCGAGGACGTGATGCAGGCCCTCGACGAAGCCGGGCACGGCTACAACGTCTTCGACCGCGGCATCTTCTTCTCGCTGTACACCCAGGACAACAACGGCCTCATCATCGAGCTCTCTGCCGACAAGTACGACATCCCGGACGACCGCCGCGGCGAGGTGCTCGCGACCGCCCAGCGCCTCCGCGAGGAGGACGGCGCGGACTTCGCCGAGGACCGCCACATGAAGCAGGCCCTCGAAGAGCTCGGCCTCGACGCCGAGCCCGCGGACCTCCCGGACGCCTCCACCGGCGTCGGCTACTGA
- a CDS encoding DUF2797 domain-containing protein has product MQVVGYETTPGEGAAALRVASGGEVERVPLVAGESLAYTLGERHCAGATRDGVGKTTESSSPAHQNTKCSEDVHEACGREDAPYCDEHTSTWPCARCIGNCAMPLESCHEEHAVYLAAFAPDTFKVGVTRSWRLDTRLREQGADRAAHIRTVENGKRARQIEYGIAETVPDRVRVPTKIRGFAEDVDEAAWDALVAEYDPIERFDFDYGVPFDARPVAETMLTGTVLGTKGRVLALERGGTTYAVDMRDLVGYDVTEGASSRDRQSSLGAF; this is encoded by the coding sequence GTGCAGGTAGTGGGGTACGAGACGACGCCCGGCGAGGGGGCTGCCGCGCTCCGCGTCGCCAGCGGGGGCGAAGTCGAGCGCGTGCCGCTGGTCGCCGGGGAGTCGCTGGCGTACACGCTCGGCGAGCGCCACTGCGCGGGCGCCACGAGAGACGGCGTTGGGAAGACGACCGAGTCGTCTTCCCCAGCCCATCAGAACACGAAGTGTTCTGAGGACGTCCACGAGGCGTGCGGGCGCGAGGACGCGCCGTACTGCGACGAGCACACGTCGACGTGGCCGTGCGCGCGCTGTATCGGGAACTGCGCGATGCCCCTGGAGTCGTGCCACGAGGAGCACGCCGTCTACCTCGCGGCGTTCGCACCGGACACGTTCAAGGTGGGCGTGACGCGCTCGTGGCGGCTGGACACGCGGCTGCGCGAGCAGGGCGCGGACCGCGCGGCCCACATCCGGACCGTCGAGAACGGCAAGCGCGCTCGCCAGATCGAGTACGGCATCGCCGAGACGGTTCCCGACCGCGTGCGCGTCCCGACGAAGATCCGAGGGTTCGCCGAGGACGTCGACGAGGCGGCGTGGGACGCGCTCGTCGCGGAGTACGACCCCATCGAGCGCTTCGACTTCGACTACGGCGTCCCCTTCGACGCCCGACCCGTCGCGGAGACGATGCTCACTGGGACGGTACTCGGGACGAAGGGGCGGGTGCTCGCCCTGGAGCGCGGCGGGACGACGTACGCCGTGGACATGCGCGACCTCGTCGGGTACGACGTCACCGAGGGCGCGAGCAGCCGGGACCGCCAGTCGAGTCTCGGCGCGTTCTAG
- a CDS encoding P-II family nitrogen regulator, producing the protein MTESDIELVMAVIRPDKLSEAKQALAEVGAPSLTVTDVSGRGSQPAMTEQWRGEEYTVDLHQKVKIECVVSDIPAEDVAEALREAAHTGEPGDGKIFVIPVAEAYQIRTGDVGIDAV; encoded by the coding sequence ATGACTGAGAGCGACATCGAACTCGTGATGGCGGTGATTCGGCCGGACAAGCTCTCGGAAGCGAAGCAGGCGCTCGCGGAGGTGGGCGCGCCCAGTCTGACGGTGACGGACGTCAGCGGGCGCGGCAGCCAGCCCGCGATGACCGAGCAGTGGCGCGGCGAGGAGTACACCGTCGACCTCCACCAGAAGGTCAAAATCGAGTGCGTCGTCTCGGACATCCCCGCGGAGGACGTCGCGGAGGCGCTCCGCGAGGCCGCGCATACGGGTGAGCCGGGCGACGGCAAGATATTCGTGATCCCGGTCGCGGAGGCCTACCAGATTCGCACCGGCGACGTCGGCATCGACGCGGTCTGA
- a CDS encoding DoxX family protein yields the protein MTAADVVLLVGRVLFGGVLAFMGLNHFMQLEAMTGYAQHKGLPAPKLSVLASGLVLVLGGLSVVIGVLPVVGAAALAAFLVVSALTMHDFWAVPEDQQQDEMTGFLKNIGLAGGALAVAAYATTGWGYSVGVSFF from the coding sequence ATGACGGCCGCCGACGTCGTCCTGCTGGTGGGCCGCGTGCTGTTCGGCGGCGTCCTCGCGTTCATGGGCCTCAACCACTTCATGCAGCTCGAAGCGATGACCGGCTACGCCCAGCACAAGGGCCTGCCGGCGCCGAAGCTCTCCGTACTCGCGTCCGGACTCGTGCTCGTGCTCGGCGGGCTCTCTGTCGTGATCGGCGTCCTGCCGGTCGTCGGCGCCGCCGCGCTCGCGGCGTTCCTCGTCGTCTCCGCGCTGACGATGCACGACTTCTGGGCGGTCCCCGAGGACCAGCAGCAGGACGAGATGACCGGCTTCCTGAAGAATATCGGCCTCGCGGGCGGCGCGCTCGCCGTCGCCGCGTACGCCACCACCGGGTGGGGGTACAGCGTCGGCGTCTCGTTCTTCTGA
- a CDS encoding branched-chain amino acid ABC transporter permease, with amino-acid sequence MSETAARDTLEPLRKLFAYDAAKVAAMFLGIWVLFYVFGTQLGYGNNGLLALVRRVTFLAGVYGIVVLALNIQWGYAGLFNIGVAGFMAVGAYTAAMLSSSPAGAPAGLGLPLPVGILGGMLAATVVGLVAALPALRLKADYLAIVTVALSEIIRIVYNTPAFADITGGASGFDNLPTSPVNTLLLSDPSSTISEPTAVGEAVFSFFSGFGIQRFTAINTVYTVGVLVALLLVYLILERAGKSPYGRVLKAIREDETAAQSLGKDTQNFKVRAFALGCGLMGLAGILWFAMGPRASITPVTFRPNITFYIFIALIIGGAGSNTGSVLGGALFASLLFEAPPVVRNLITDAFDVSADPANLIEALAPVASGELAPLAGFLLNNIDTLRFIGMGLLLVILVQRRPDGLLGARKETAAGVSLGADTRPSRDTDASDVAADATGGGADD; translated from the coding sequence ATGAGCGAGACCGCCGCGCGGGACACCCTCGAGCCGCTCCGCAAGCTGTTCGCGTACGACGCCGCGAAGGTCGCCGCGATGTTCCTCGGCATCTGGGTGCTGTTCTACGTGTTCGGCACCCAGCTCGGCTACGGGAACAACGGCCTGCTCGCGCTCGTGCGCCGCGTGACGTTCCTCGCGGGCGTCTACGGCATCGTCGTGCTCGCGCTGAACATCCAGTGGGGGTACGCGGGCCTGTTCAACATCGGCGTCGCGGGCTTCATGGCGGTCGGCGCGTACACCGCCGCGATGCTGTCCAGTTCGCCCGCGGGCGCGCCCGCGGGTCTCGGCCTTCCGCTGCCGGTCGGCATCCTCGGCGGGATGCTCGCGGCGACCGTCGTCGGGCTCGTCGCGGCGCTGCCGGCGCTCCGCCTCAAAGCCGACTACCTCGCCATCGTCACGGTCGCGCTCTCCGAGATCATCCGCATCGTCTACAACACGCCCGCGTTCGCCGACATCACGGGCGGCGCGAGCGGATTCGACAACCTCCCGACGAGCCCCGTGAACACGCTGCTGTTGAGCGACCCCTCGAGCACCATCTCGGAGCCGACAGCCGTCGGCGAGGCGGTGTTCTCGTTCTTCTCCGGGTTCGGCATCCAGCGCTTCACCGCTATCAACACCGTCTACACTGTCGGCGTGCTGGTGGCGCTGCTACTCGTCTACCTGATTCTGGAGCGCGCCGGGAAGTCCCCGTACGGCCGCGTGCTGAAGGCCATCCGGGAGGACGAGACGGCCGCGCAGTCGCTGGGCAAGGACACCCAGAACTTCAAGGTGCGCGCGTTCGCGCTCGGCTGCGGGCTGATGGGGCTGGCGGGCATCCTCTGGTTCGCGATGGGGCCGCGGGCCTCGATCACGCCCGTCACCTTCCGGCCGAACATCACGTTCTACATCTTCATCGCGCTCATCATCGGCGGCGCCGGCTCGAACACGGGCAGCGTGCTCGGCGGCGCGCTGTTCGCGAGCCTGCTGTTCGAGGCGCCGCCGGTCGTCCGCAACCTCATCACGGACGCCTTCGACGTCTCTGCGGACCCCGCGAACCTCATCGAGGCGCTCGCGCCGGTCGCCAGCGGCGAACTCGCGCCGCTGGCCGGGTTCCTGCTGAACAACATCGACACGCTCCGGTTCATCGGGATGGGGCTGCTGCTCGTGATACTCGTCCAGCGCCGCCCGGACGGCCTGCTCGGCGCGCGCAAGGAGACCGCTGCGGGCGTCTCGCTGGGCGCGGACACGCGGCCGAGCCGCGACACCGACGCCTCGGACGTGGCCGCCGACGCCACCGGAGGTGGTGCCGATGACTGA
- a CDS encoding ABC transporter ATP-binding protein encodes MTDGTDGIADAEVPDDADVPEDIEPESADSEIEEGAKEVPRGLPLRVEGLRKEFGGITAVDGASFEVEEGSLTGLIGPNGAGKSTTFNCITGVHDATTGDVYFRGEEITGLQPHDIAQRGLVRTFQIARELDEMTVLENVMLAPGGQGGESITRSVVPGLRSQVVEEERDLRDEAWETLEFFELDHLATEYAGNLSGGQRKLLELARALMTDPDVMLLDEPFAGVNPTLEEKLLDRIHDLREQGLTFLLVEHDMDLIMENCEHVIVMHQGRVLDEGPPERIQNNEEVIEAYLGGEV; translated from the coding sequence ATGACTGACGGGACCGACGGCATCGCCGACGCCGAAGTCCCCGACGACGCGGACGTTCCCGAGGACATCGAGCCGGAGTCCGCGGACTCCGAGATCGAGGAGGGCGCGAAGGAAGTCCCGCGCGGCCTCCCGCTCAGAGTCGAGGGCCTGCGCAAGGAGTTCGGCGGCATCACGGCCGTCGACGGCGCGTCCTTCGAAGTCGAAGAGGGGTCGCTGACCGGCCTCATCGGGCCGAACGGCGCCGGGAAGTCGACGACGTTCAACTGCATCACGGGCGTCCACGACGCGACCACGGGCGACGTCTACTTCCGCGGCGAGGAGATCACGGGCCTGCAGCCCCACGACATCGCCCAGCGCGGGCTCGTGCGGACGTTCCAGATCGCGCGCGAGCTCGACGAGATGACCGTCCTCGAGAACGTGATGCTCGCGCCCGGCGGCCAGGGCGGCGAGTCCATCACGCGGTCGGTCGTCCCCGGACTGCGCAGCCAGGTCGTCGAGGAGGAACGCGACCTCCGCGACGAGGCCTGGGAGACACTGGAGTTCTTCGAGCTCGACCACCTCGCGACCGAGTACGCGGGCAACCTCTCGGGCGGCCAGCGCAAGCTCCTCGAACTGGCGCGCGCGCTGATGACCGACCCCGACGTGATGTTGCTCGACGAGCCGTTCGCGGGCGTCAACCCCACCTTAGAGGAGAAGCTCCTCGACCGCATCCACGACCTCCGCGAGCAGGGACTGACCTTCCTGCTCGTCGAACACGACATGGACCTCATCATGGAGAACTGCGAGCACGTCATCGTCATGCACCAGGGGCGGGTTCTCGACGAGGGACCGCCCGAGCGGATACAGAACAACGAGGAAGTCATCGAGGCCTACCTCGGGGGCGAGGTATGA
- a CDS encoding branched-chain amino acid ABC transporter permease: protein MEANVTVERGLRTARERPGVALVWALAAVLFLDLLAKLAGVSLGPFETPWFALWFGGDLPLSRLASFVWDGVVIGAIIGLASIGLSLTYSILNFANFAHGDYLTVGAFSGWAVTYVIAGIGGLLALAETAINALTGLGQSRMGDADLVSLVLLRTPPLDAGANIWLSPAAIVVGLVVAAGVTVAAALVLDRFVYRPMRDADGISLLIASIGVAFMLRYLVAFVFGNSRRIVTSTEQLPSLNVAETVTGALPFLGPARGSLIIDLHEVTLVAVSVVLMLGLHFLLQRTKLGKAMRAMADNRALAQVTGIPTERVIRSTWVIGAGLTGAAGFLLVLSQGGLGFQTGWLLLLLIFAAVIMGGIGSIYGAIAGGLVIGLASRVSLIWLQGDLSSFARPTAFALMILILLFRPSGIFGGVKTA, encoded by the coding sequence ATGGAAGCGAATGTAACAGTCGAACGCGGCCTCCGGACCGCCCGGGAGCGCCCGGGCGTCGCCCTCGTCTGGGCGCTCGCCGCCGTCCTCTTCTTGGACCTGCTCGCGAAGCTCGCGGGCGTCTCGCTCGGACCGTTCGAGACCCCGTGGTTCGCGCTCTGGTTCGGCGGCGACCTGCCGCTCAGTCGGCTCGCGAGCTTCGTGTGGGACGGCGTCGTCATCGGCGCCATCATCGGCCTCGCGAGCATCGGCCTGTCCCTGACGTACAGCATCCTCAACTTCGCGAACTTCGCGCACGGCGACTACCTCACGGTCGGCGCGTTCTCCGGGTGGGCGGTGACGTACGTCATCGCCGGCATTGGCGGCCTCCTCGCGCTCGCCGAGACCGCCATCAACGCCCTCACGGGCCTCGGGCAGTCCAGGATGGGGGACGCCGACCTCGTCTCGCTCGTGCTGCTCCGGACGCCGCCGCTGGACGCCGGCGCGAACATCTGGCTGTCCCCCGCGGCCATCGTCGTCGGGCTCGTCGTCGCCGCGGGCGTCACGGTCGCCGCCGCGCTCGTCCTCGACCGGTTCGTCTACCGGCCGATGCGGGACGCCGACGGCATCTCCCTGCTCATCGCGTCTATCGGCGTGGCGTTCATGCTCCGGTACCTCGTCGCGTTCGTGTTCGGGAACAGCCGCCGCATCGTCACGTCCACGGAGCAGCTCCCGTCGCTGAACGTCGCGGAGACGGTCACCGGCGCACTGCCGTTCCTCGGGCCGGCTCGCGGGTCGCTCATTATCGACCTCCACGAGGTCACGCTCGTCGCCGTCTCGGTCGTGCTGATGCTCGGCCTCCACTTCCTCCTCCAGCGCACGAAGCTCGGGAAGGCGATGCGCGCGATGGCGGACAACCGCGCGCTCGCGCAGGTCACGGGCATCCCGACCGAGCGCGTCATCAGGTCCACGTGGGTCATCGGCGCCGGCCTCACGGGCGCCGCGGGCTTCCTGCTCGTGCTCTCGCAGGGCGGGCTCGGCTTCCAGACCGGCTGGCTGCTCCTGTTGCTCATCTTCGCGGCGGTCATCATGGGCGGCATCGGCTCTATCTACGGCGCCATCGCGGGCGGGCTCGTCATCGGGCTCGCGAGCCGCGTGTCGCTGATCTGGCTGCAGGGCGACCTCTCGTCGTTCGCGCGCCCGACCGCGTTCGCGCTCATGATTCTCATCCTCCTCTTCCGCCCGTCGGGCATCTTCGGGGGGGTGAAGACCGCATGA
- a CDS encoding alpha/beta hydrolase gives MTDDPHGDRPVVTAGAPASAADAVVVLLHGRGATAQGVVNLAEPLYRHGVTFVAPDAARSRWYPYSSLAPIERNEPHVSSALAAVDGVLDDVREWGVPIEDVVLFGFSQGACVVSEYAVRTPREYGGVAALSGGLLGDEVGDYDGSLDGTPVFLGVGDEDSNVPVERVRETAAVFRGLNGDVTERVYEGVGHEVTDDEFDVVGSWLDRILGD, from the coding sequence ATGACTGACGACCCGCACGGCGACAGACCGGTCGTCACCGCGGGCGCGCCGGCGTCAGCAGCGGACGCCGTCGTCGTCCTGCTGCACGGCCGCGGCGCCACCGCGCAGGGCGTCGTGAACCTCGCGGAGCCGCTGTACCGCCACGGCGTGACGTTCGTCGCGCCCGACGCCGCGCGAAGCCGCTGGTACCCGTACTCGTCGCTCGCGCCCATCGAACGCAACGAGCCGCACGTGTCGTCCGCGCTCGCGGCCGTCGACGGCGTCCTCGACGACGTGCGCGAGTGGGGTGTTCCAATCGAGGACGTGGTCCTCTTCGGGTTCTCGCAGGGCGCGTGTGTCGTCAGCGAGTACGCCGTGCGCACCCCTCGGGAATACGGTGGTGTCGCGGCGCTGAGCGGCGGCTTGCTCGGCGACGAAGTCGGCGACTACGACGGCTCGCTCGACGGTACGCCGGTCTTCCTCGGCGTCGGTGACGAGGACTCGAACGTCCCCGTCGAGCGCGTCCGCGAGACGGCCGCGGTGTTCCGCGGCCTGAACGGGGACGTCACCGAGCGCGTCTACGAGGGCGTCGGTCACGAGGTCACCGACGACGAGTTCGACGTCGTCGGGTCGTGGCTCGACCGTATTCTCGGCGACTGA
- a CDS encoding glycosyltransferase: MSEPLPTVAAFTDSYLPTVNGVTYTVSTWHDRWQSRGGEMPIVYPRADYDSGPSEYAARSLPFPFYDGYRMALPTTPDEVLNGDVDVVHAHTPFGLGLAGLRFASKHDHPFVASYHTPTAEYASYVVPDAATGLVRSASERWERWFLDHADLVLTPSERTRDHVWDLGVDAPVEPLPNGVDVEQFRPTDPTEFLARHDLDGDRPLVGYTGRHGYEKCLPDLLAAADGLDATVVFGGDGPAREELEAEARERDVDVRFLGFLDREELAAFYSALDAFAFPSPVETEGLVALEANACGTPVAGVNAGALAETIDDGETGYHYERGDVDGFRDAIERTLDERDRLTENCLARRDAISVERAIDQLEELYRGLL, from the coding sequence GTGAGCGAGCCCCTCCCGACCGTCGCGGCGTTCACGGACTCCTACCTCCCGACGGTCAACGGCGTCACGTACACCGTCTCGACGTGGCACGACCGCTGGCAGTCCCGCGGCGGCGAGATGCCCATCGTCTACCCGCGCGCGGACTACGACTCGGGGCCGTCGGAGTACGCCGCACGCAGCCTGCCGTTCCCGTTCTACGACGGCTACCGGATGGCGCTCCCGACGACGCCCGACGAGGTGCTGAACGGCGACGTCGACGTCGTGCACGCGCACACGCCGTTCGGGCTCGGGCTCGCGGGGCTGCGGTTCGCGAGCAAACACGACCACCCGTTCGTCGCCTCGTACCACACGCCGACCGCGGAGTACGCCAGCTACGTCGTCCCGGACGCCGCCACGGGGCTCGTCCGGAGCGCGAGCGAGCGCTGGGAGCGGTGGTTCCTCGACCACGCCGACCTCGTGTTGACGCCGAGCGAGCGCACCCGCGACCACGTCTGGGACCTCGGCGTCGACGCGCCCGTCGAACCGCTGCCGAACGGCGTCGACGTCGAGCAGTTCCGACCGACCGACCCTACAGAGTTCCTCGCGCGGCACGACCTCGACGGCGACCGGCCGCTCGTCGGGTACACGGGCCGCCACGGGTACGAGAAGTGCCTCCCGGACCTGCTCGCGGCCGCGGATGGCCTCGACGCCACCGTGGTGTTCGGCGGGGACGGGCCCGCGCGGGAGGAGCTCGAAGCCGAGGCCCGCGAGCGCGACGTCGACGTCCGCTTCCTCGGGTTCCTCGACCGCGAGGAGCTGGCGGCGTTCTACTCCGCGCTCGACGCGTTCGCGTTCCCGAGCCCCGTCGAGACGGAGGGCCTGGTCGCGCTGGAGGCCAACGCCTGCGGGACGCCAGTCGCGGGCGTGAACGCGGGCGCGCTCGCGGAGACCATCGACGACGGCGAGACCGGCTACCACTACGAGCGCGGCGACGTCGACGGCTTCCGCGACGCCATCGAGCGCACGCTCGACGAGCGCGACCGGCTCACGGAGAACTGCCTCGCGCGCCGCGACGCCATCAGCGTCGAGCGCGCCATCGACCAGCTAGAAGAGCTCTACCGCGGACTACTCTAG
- a CDS encoding ammonium transporter, with translation MLEGALLAQADAGTLVNGVNTVWTLVVCFLIFFMQPGFALLEAGQVRAKNVANVLMKNLMDWGMGVIAFFALGMGVSALAGVLTTPGAEVSISSAFSYVNDDGSWVGWLFSAVFAMTAATIVSGAVAERIKFKAYVFYSIGLTAFIYPVISGFAWGGNGLLSSAGYLGQAIGVGFLDFAGATVVHMLGGVAGLVGAYMVGPRRGRYDADGNSQPIPGHSITLAVLGTFILAFGWYGFNVGTQAAVLSVTEGGALAFNGAALGRVALNTTLGMGGGAVAAAIVTGWSDGKPDPLFTASGLLAGLVAVTGAVPHVTWVGGLVLGAIGGAQAPIVYRWVTDSLKVDDVAAVFPVHGSAGAIGTLLIPVFAVDGFSASQLAMQAAGIAVIVVWTVATTAVVFKLADVVVGLRPDEDDEDLGLDRSEHGYTAYPEFVDTAGDGGVTVSSGGGEPGAMATDGSGVTDDD, from the coding sequence ATGCTTGAGGGGGCACTGCTCGCTCAGGCAGACGCCGGGACCCTCGTCAACGGCGTCAACACGGTCTGGACGCTCGTCGTCTGCTTCCTCATCTTCTTCATGCAGCCCGGGTTCGCGCTGCTGGAGGCGGGACAGGTCCGCGCGAAGAACGTCGCGAACGTCCTCATGAAGAACCTCATGGACTGGGGGATGGGCGTCATCGCGTTCTTCGCGCTCGGCATGGGCGTCTCCGCGCTCGCGGGCGTCCTCACCACGCCCGGCGCCGAGGTGAGCATCTCCTCGGCGTTCTCGTACGTCAACGACGACGGCTCCTGGGTCGGCTGGCTGTTCAGCGCGGTGTTCGCGATGACCGCCGCCACCATCGTCAGCGGCGCCGTCGCCGAGCGCATCAAGTTCAAGGCGTACGTGTTCTACTCCATCGGCCTCACGGCGTTCATCTACCCGGTCATCTCCGGGTTCGCGTGGGGCGGTAACGGCCTGCTGTCGAGCGCCGGCTACCTCGGCCAGGCGATCGGCGTCGGCTTCCTCGACTTCGCCGGCGCGACCGTCGTCCACATGCTCGGCGGCGTCGCCGGCCTCGTCGGCGCGTACATGGTCGGCCCGCGCCGCGGCCGCTACGACGCAGACGGCAACAGCCAGCCCATCCCCGGGCACTCCATCACGCTCGCCGTCCTGGGGACGTTCATCCTCGCGTTCGGCTGGTACGGCTTCAACGTCGGCACGCAGGCAGCGGTGCTCAGCGTCACCGAGGGCGGCGCGCTCGCGTTCAACGGCGCGGCGCTCGGCCGGGTCGCGCTGAACACCACGCTCGGCATGGGCGGCGGCGCGGTCGCCGCGGCCATCGTGACCGGCTGGTCCGACGGCAAGCCCGACCCGCTGTTCACCGCGAGCGGCCTGCTGGCCGGCCTCGTCGCCGTCACGGGCGCCGTCCCCCACGTCACGTGGGTCGGCGGCCTCGTGCTCGGCGCAATCGGCGGCGCGCAGGCGCCCATCGTCTACCGGTGGGTCACTGACTCGCTGAAAGTCGACGACGTCGCGGCCGTCTTCCCGGTCCACGGGAGCGCCGGCGCCATCGGCACGCTGCTGATTCCGGTGTTCGCGGTCGACGGCTTCTCGGCGTCGCAGCTCGCGATGCAGGCGGCGGGCATCGCGGTCATCGTCGTCTGGACGGTCGCCACGACCGCGGTCGTGTTCAAACTCGCGGACGTCGTCGTCGGCCTGCGTCCCGACGAGGACGACGAGGACCTCGGGCTCGACCGCAGCGAGCACGGCTACACCGCGTACCCCGAGTTCGTGGACACCGCCGGCGACGGCGGCGTCACGGTCTCCAGCGGCGGCGGGGAACCGGGTGCGATGGCTACCGACGGTAGCGGGGTGACTGACGATGACTGA
- a CDS encoding ABC transporter ATP-binding protein translates to MSQHASREAALPDDESGILAVRDLDAGYGDLQVLSDVDLDVRDGEYVTIVGPNGAGKSTVMKSVFGLTTYMGGSITFQGDPIHELPPEEIIHEGIGYVPQNENVFAGLSVRENLEMGAYILDEVPEDRVRDVYDRFPILEERSTQKAGSLSGGQQQMLAMGRALMLDPDLLLLDEPSAGLAPDLVEEMFDRIDRINGDGTSVLMVEQNAKEALRRCDRGYVLVNGENSYMDDGDVLLDDEEVRQQFLGG, encoded by the coding sequence ATGAGCCAGCACGCCTCCCGGGAGGCCGCGCTCCCCGACGACGAGTCGGGTATCCTCGCGGTGCGGGACCTCGACGCGGGCTACGGCGACCTCCAGGTGCTCTCCGACGTCGACCTCGACGTCCGCGACGGCGAGTACGTCACCATCGTCGGGCCGAACGGCGCCGGGAAGTCCACCGTGATGAAGTCGGTCTTCGGGCTGACGACGTACATGGGCGGCTCGATCACGTTCCAGGGCGACCCCATCCACGAGCTCCCGCCCGAGGAGATCATCCACGAGGGCATCGGCTACGTCCCCCAGAACGAGAACGTGTTCGCGGGGCTCTCGGTGCGCGAGAACCTCGAGATGGGCGCGTACATCCTCGACGAGGTGCCCGAGGACCGCGTCCGCGACGTCTACGACCGCTTCCCGATTCTCGAAGAGCGCTCCACGCAGAAGGCCGGGTCGCTGTCCGGCGGCCAGCAGCAGATGCTCGCGATGGGGCGCGCGCTCATGCTCGACCCCGACCTGCTCCTCCTGGACGAGCCGTCGGCTGGGCTCGCGCCGGACCTCGTCGAGGAGATGTTCGACCGCATCGACCGAATCAACGGCGACGGGACCTCGGTGCTGATGGTCGAGCAGAACGCCAAAGAAGCGTTACGGCGCTGCGACCGCGGCTACGTCCTCGTCAACGGCGAGAACAGCTACATGGACGACGGGGACGTCCTCCTCGACGACGAGGAAGTCCGCCAGCAGTTCCTCGGCGGGTAG
- a CDS encoding VOC family protein, producing MLTDTPGIHHVTGIVESAQRNADFYVGVLGLRLVKRTVNQEDMLRYHLFYGNETGEPGTVMTCFPFADEVAGRVGKPQIAAVAFVVPPGSLPYWRGRLAEHGVDVTGTDRRFGDSVLRFTDPDGTNVELVEGEAPVEPWTGGPVPEEYAIRCVHSVTALPTNPYTTGALLDTLGFALVGEEAGRGETRIRYEAGGEYATVVDLLDRPTTEFGREGTGSIQHVAVRADGVDELYEWHEVFRERDLNVSRVRDRYFFQSLYVREPGGILVELATEEPGLAADEAVGELGETLVLPDQFVEDRDLIESQLPPLSVPYTDD from the coding sequence ATGCTCACTGACACGCCCGGCATCCACCACGTCACCGGCATCGTCGAGTCCGCCCAGCGCAACGCCGACTTCTACGTCGGCGTGCTCGGCCTGCGGCTCGTCAAGCGCACCGTCAACCAGGAGGACATGCTGCGCTACCACCTCTTCTACGGGAACGAGACGGGCGAGCCCGGGACCGTGATGACGTGCTTCCCGTTCGCCGACGAGGTGGCGGGCCGCGTCGGCAAACCACAGATTGCGGCGGTGGCGTTCGTCGTGCCGCCGGGGTCGCTGCCGTACTGGCGCGGCCGCCTCGCCGAGCACGGCGTCGACGTCACCGGGACCGACCGCCGATTCGGCGACAGCGTCCTGCGGTTCACGGACCCTGACGGCACGAACGTCGAACTCGTCGAGGGCGAGGCGCCCGTCGAGCCGTGGACCGGCGGCCCCGTCCCCGAGGAGTACGCGATTCGGTGCGTCCACAGCGTCACCGCGCTCCCCACGAACCCGTACACGACCGGCGCGCTGCTGGACACGCTCGGCTTCGCGCTCGTCGGCGAGGAAGCGGGCCGCGGCGAGACCCGGATTCGCTACGAGGCAGGCGGCGAGTACGCCACCGTCGTCGACCTGCTCGACCGGCCGACGACGGAGTTCGGCCGCGAGGGCACGGGCTCGATTCAGCACGTCGCCGTGCGCGCCGACGGCGTCGACGAGCTCTACGAGTGGCACGAGGTCTTCCGGGAGCGCGACCTGAACGTCTCTCGCGTGCGCGACCGCTACTTCTTCCAGTCGCTGTACGTCCGCGAGCCCGGCGGCATCCTCGTGGAGCTCGCGACCGAGGAGCCCGGGCTCGCCGCCGACGAGGCCGTCGGCGAACTCGGCGAGACGCTCGTGCTCCCCGACCAGTTCGTCGAGGACCGCGACCTCATCGAGAGTCAGCTCCCGCCGCTGTCGGTCCCGTACACGGATGACTGA